One stretch of Nicotiana tabacum cultivar K326 chromosome 18, ASM71507v2, whole genome shotgun sequence DNA includes these proteins:
- the LOC107766662 gene encoding nudix hydrolase 17, mitochondrial, whose translation MVCMVSRTGRQLQRYNKGRRLVVGCIPYRFTRNGEFEVLVVSSQKGHAMMFPKGGWELDESVEEAASRESLEEAGVLGIVQCELGNWRFKSKSQGIYHEGYMFPLLVTEQLSLWPEQNVRRRAWMSVEEASEVCQQWWMKEALARLVERLNSSDIDKEAVLSSSLS comes from the exons atggtTTGTATGGTTTCTCGTACAGGAAGACAATTGCAGAGGTACAACAAAGGCCGCCGCCTTGTTGTTGG ATGTATTCCATATAGATTTACAAGAAATGGTGAATTTGAGGTCCTTGTTGTTAGTTCCCAGAAGGGTCATGCAATGATGTTTCCCAAG GGAGGATGGGAGCTAGATGAATCTGTTGAAGAAGCAGCTTCTCGTGAATCCCTTGAAGAAGCTGGTGTTCTTGGCATTGTTCAG TGTGAATTAGGAAACTGGAGATTCAAGAGCAAGAGTCAAGGCATCTATCATGAAGGTTACATGTTTCCATTGCTTGTTACAGAACAACTTTCTCTTTGGCCTGAGCAAAATGTGAGAAGAAGAGCATGG ATGAGTGTGGAGGAAGCAAGTGAAGTTTGTCAGCAATGGTGGATGAAAGAAGCCCTTGCGAGATTAGTTGAGAGGCTGAATTCATCTGATATTGACAAAGAAGCTGTTCTTTCAAGTTCTCTTAGctag